Below is a window of Humulus lupulus chromosome 2, drHumLupu1.1, whole genome shotgun sequence DNA.
TTTTTCTGCAGTATTATAACAAAGAAATTTACAAATTTTGGAGACTTGAATCAAAACTTCAGGACCCCAAATTGGTCACAAAGATGTAAGAACGTAGCTAGGACAATGTTGAGGAGGGGGAGGGGGAGGGGCCAATGAGTGCTCTGGTATAGGCCACAGGCAAAGATAGAAGTTTCTTTGCTTTTCCAACATAAGCACGTTTTGTAAAGTTATCATAGTCATTGGCTTCAATGGCATCCAATATCTGTCGATAGAGCAACAATGATGCCCACACCGGCCATCTACTAGCTGGGCTGAGCTCAGAAACACCCTTCTCAGCCTCATCAAAGAACTTCCTTGCTCTCTTTATCTGTCCCTTCATGAAATTTCGCCACTTGTCGGTCACTTTACCGCGAAAGATGTCTTCATCTGATAGCCCAGCTCGTGCTAGCTCATCTTGTGGGAGATAAACTCTTCCTCTCCTAGCACTGCaatcatcaccatcatcatcaacaaCTCGGCAGTGTAATTAGTTTTAACATAGAAAATGTCAAGTTAGGAGAGAAAAGATCTTACTCTTCTCCAACGTCTCTGAGTATATTAGTGAGCTGATTAGCTATTCCAAGAGCCAATGCAGCATTGTAAACGCTCTCAGTTGAAGCCTTTGATTCTGGTGCTATCCCCATCACCGGAACACTCATGAGTCCCACAGTTCCAGCAACATAGTAACAATAAAGGTATAGTTCATCAAAGTTGTTGTATCTTGATTTTCTCAAGTCTAATCTCATTCCTTCAATCATGTCCTTAAAGGGCTGTCCAAAACAGCAAGTTTGTATCAGTTGGTACGTTCAGGCATGGCTACCAGTGACAATTCAATCTCGACATATGCAATAAGGCTAGCTATTATACCTGGATATCAACAGGGTACTTTGTAACTGTATGAGATAGAGCAGCATCATACATATCGAAAGGCCGACCTTCAAAGAGATCAGCCAATCTATTCTCCCATCTGTCTAGAGCCTTTGGCGTGATGTGTGAAGCGTTAGGCCCATCCACCAGCTCATCAGTCCTTCTGCACCACACTGTGTCAATACAAAACATTCTTCAATACATTAATTTTTAAGACTGTTACAATTTTATACTCACAAGTCTAGAGCAACCTACCTAGCTACTTATTTGTTCACTTTCTTGGCTAAGCAAATAAACAAGAACACGAGACTTTTTGGTCTAAACCATTGCCTTGCCCCCGTCCATAGGTAACAAAAGTATTTAAAATACTTGGTTAAAATACTATATCTTCACTTGCTTAACTTCTTAACTTGGTTAAAATACTAATGACagctttatttatttgttttttggaAACACTTGGCTATTAAATACTATAAAACATGACGAAACCAATAAGGGTCTAAGTACTAGAGACATGTCTAACTTTTTTGGACCAAAAACTAGatagataaaaaataaaaaaatgcaaaCTTAGTGCAAATAATCATACGAACCATAAATTGCCCAGATAGCTTTCCTTCGTTCCGGTGTCATAAGCATTGTGCCTGAGAATCAacaaagagaaaaaagaaagaacTCAATATAGATTGATTTTCCAAATAGAAGCCTCAAACTTATGATATAGATTCGATTCCATTGCAGTAAAATAATTATCATCAGTGTCTGATAATCATATTCTACTTAACTTGGTTTAGAAGAAGATTGATATAGAAAGCATTAGCTATATAATTAACCCATGATACACACAATCTTGTTATACCGAAGCCAAAGAAGTTGATTTATCTGCGTTAAACTAAATTGGTCCGAGCTATGATGATTATACTGATCATCAAAAgtaaataatgataataataatcaaaGGCTAACCCCACTGTTGATGTATAGAAGATTAGAAAAGAAAAAGAGGACTCGAACAGAGAGAAGGAAAAGTACCCAGATAAAAAGTCTTGGCATACTCAGCACAGACTTCACCACAACGATCATAAGCTTCATTCAAGAGATCCCAATTGGTAGTTCCATCAGTTTGAATGGTGGGTGGATTCAAGACCGGACTTTTCTCTTTGGGCTTTCTCTGTTCTCTAACCAGAGCCGCTTGTTTCACCACCACTTCGTACACCTTCTCTACCGAAGTCCTTGCTGGGTTCGCAACTGTGCCCGAGTAAGCCCAAACCCCACTTGACAAACTCAACTTAGGACTACACCACATATTTGACCTCTTTGGTCCACCATTTTTGCTGGGCACAAAGCTCAGCACAGAGCTTATACTCTCTTTAGGACAAACATGTACCCAAAGAACAACACTAGACATCTCAAAGAAAAAACAGAGTcttttacttttttctttttctttgattcCTCAAACTTTGTACTCTAATAGCTTTGGGAAAAAAAATGAATCACTAAAGCTTCTTAAAAATGTGTTCTTGAGTTGGCATGTTGGCTGACCAGACCAGTAATATGATTTTAAGTATTTGTATATAATGAAAAGtgtttttcttctttcaacttctatattcttcttattttttaggTAAAATGAATATATAATATAGATTCATGGTCTTGTTTAGTTTTGTATTATTAtaacatttattaaaaaaatgattatCCAAAGATTACGGATATACCTATGAGTGTGATCACATCTATATTGTAAAAGATAAAATGATAGGTATATGGAATATAGTCCACTTCTCTAAACATGACACTTGGAAAGATATGGATATGCCTTTTGTATGGCTATGGCTCCACTTTTCTTCGGTAAAGCTATTTTCCacctaattttatttatttatatatgataaattAAATGCAAAACATTAGAAAATATTGATGAAAAActatatttatatttttcaaatttcaaGTCTCATTTAATGAACCGCGTTACATCCATCAAACATTTAATAATGGCACTGAATTAAAAAGATCAAGTATATTAGTCAATGTTCCGAGGCCTAACTTTAAAATCATAACAGCAAGATAGATGATTGAAAATTAGGTTGAGTAGATCTATAGAGGTAGGGTATTACTGTACTATGTCTTTGAATCAcctgataaaaatattttgataaaAACAACATTTTATAACAAAAATGAAACAATCCATTAAATTAAAGAGTTGTATAAGTTGCGACAAGATAAAAAAAACTTTGACAATTTTTGTAGGTTGTCGACTAATATGATTGTTTTTTGGGGGGACGAGGAGcacaattattttgataataacgAGTAATGAGACACTACTTTTGAATCCAAACTCAAAATAATGTTTCCACTAATTCAAATGAAATCTGGTCTAATAATatcctataataataataatcacgtTGATGTGATTTTGATTTTTACTAGGTAGGGAAAGGAACAGTGTTAAGCACAAATGGGAATGGAAATGGAAATTTATAAGGTATAACAAATAGAAATGTTAACATTGAATTTGactctgaaaaaaaaaagaaaaggaaaaagaaaaagaaaaagtggGGGTTTCGATCCCAGGTGGAATGGCACCAAAAATAGAGAAGGAAGAGTGGGAGAaagtgagtgagtgagtgagtggGGAAAGGAAGAGAGACGTGGGGCATTGATAAAGTGGAGAAAAATGGGACCCATTCCCAACTCTGTGTGCGCTGCGCTGCGCTGTACGTAGCGATACCATTCATTATGCATGCAAACGTAAGCCACGTACGTCTTTCTCCTTCTCACAGTTCCGAGAACTCTCTCTACCTTACTTACCTCTCTCTTGCttatctttctttctttattaattaattaagctttTCTTGTGAATTATTTTTGTGTCTTAGTGTGCTGGATTAGGCCACGTATGTATGTCTCTTTTTCAGTTTATGCTCAACTCAAACTTATTCGACTCAGAGTATTGTCCACTGAACACTTTCGGTACTCGTAATTTGGCCTTGGCTGCtgctattttattattattattattattattattatagcatACATATGATAGCATCTACAAGCACCTTCGTCACCtaatcaaaaatatttttataaaaaaaaaatagaaggcaTCGTTGTTAATATTTTTAGCAACAATCTACTTGGGATCTACATTTTGATTTGGGTACTCACAAATAGCTTTGGCACTCATTTTAGCATCAGCATTAAAAATGTTCTTACATACCACTTAATTAATTGATCTAATTTAATATAGAATCacacattttattttaaaattaaaatatataagacTCGATACTAAATTATACTATTAAAGTAATTTATAAGTCACATAATTAGCAATTCTCTTATTATTATTTGCAGCCTAACATTATTTTCTTGAGTAATTTCCATCGAAACGTCTTTAtctttacaatttttttatacTTAACCCTGTaattagggctgagcataaaattcgaaaaaccgaaaaaaccgtgtataccgacctaccgaacaccgaaaaaaccgaaaccgtttaaaccgaaaatcgaaaaaaccgccgacggtgcaaaccgccactgttcggtcggtttggaaattttgggtgaaccgaccaataaaaccgaaaccgaccaaacacaataaaataataatataatattatataatttttaattattaaaatttttaataaaaaaaaaaaaacttagggcacttgtaaatgtaattatgttctatatatttatgttttaaaaacacaaaaaaatgaattctaacaatccaaaatttttaattttttaactaaaactttcaaaaaataaaaaaataaaaaaaaataatcaattcggtttggtcggtttaaccgaccaaaccgcggtccaaaacggtcgatttttttttaaactggtttgattcggtcggtttttggattgcaccaatccgaaccgaaaaccgaattctggatttttttgTGTGAAAAAACCGCctaaaccgaccgatgctcacccctaccTGTAATCTTTATTTTTTGTGGCATACCTCTCAAACCATTACTCTATCGGCAAATTAACAGTCTTGTTATTAGTTTTACTTTGACATTTGACAACATGGACACACGAAGCCATATAAAAACAAATGAATTATGAACAAAGATTGGGGGTTAAGTGTAATAAATTGTAAAGATAATGACATTTTATCATCAATTTCTCTTTAagagtaattaattaattatgacgTGACATTGTTTTAGATGGTCACGTGTGTCCATACTAGTAGATAACGGAGTGAAACTAACATAGTTGTCAATTTATCAACACAATAGTGGTTTGGGAAGTTTACCCACCAAAAATAAAGATTGAGAGTTTGAGTGTAATAAAATGTAAAAAATAGAAGGTTTTGTCTTCaattattctaatttttttattgagTGTTGTTATTTGATATCTTAAGGTACACAATAATACCACATGAAGTGACTCATTATGATTggttaatgaaaatcaacattatTTATAAAATTGAAATATATGAGTCATGACCAACACCAGTATGTGCTACTCCATATATAGTACTATTGAGTACCAATAATGTACCTTAACAATACTCTATTTTCTTTCATAAGACCCCACTCACTCTCACTCATCCCACGACTACAATCTTAAATTAACCAAATTACTTTCTTTGTTTTTAATGGCTTTGATCAACATTTTCATCACCTTGTGTCTATTGCCTGGCTGCCTACCTAGTAGTGCCTACACATATTTATTAAGGGTTCCATTCGTGAATCAATGACGTTGCATATTTGTGTATTCGTTATACATGATGAATAATATTCATCATCACTTATCGAATTGTGCTGTATTcctacttttattttattttaatttttttttaaaaataaataaattattataatttttacatAATATATAGTATGCTAATTAAAAAAAGTAATATAGCAAAATATGTAGTAAAAATAATTGTTAACGCTAAGAATTCGTTAATTATTTTTCGGATCTATGATGTGGGAAAATATTTTAGAAAGTGCATAATAATATTCATTTCTCTGGGGCTACTCCCTCCCTATTTTAAGTGAGGAGGCAGTTTCTTcctttacaataatattcatgaAGATCACTTTTCCACATACAACAAAATGCATTGAATAATGGCTATACaagtgtggtggtggtggtggtggtcagGTACGTAGGTGCCTTCTTTTTCAATAAGTGGCATATTTTCCCTTTGGTAGCGAGCACACCTCTCTCAAGAGTGAGCACATGAAGGCAGCTTCCTAGAGTCGTTCATAGGATGGGCTTAATTGTTTgcaattcttctactagttattctTGCAACTTCTTGCCTTCCCATTCTTCTCTCAAGTAGGGTTGGCAATATGGGACGGCAGGGTGGGTCAATAAACGTGGTGGGTCAATTTTTGCCCTGCATTAAACGAGATAGGGTGGATCAGACCCGACCTGCCTCATGACCCCCCCTAtacttatttatatttaaaaaaaaatcgaaaTCTATAGCTTAAAAGAAGCTTTGATACTTTGATGTTTAAAATGtcttaatgtttttttttatttagtgacttattttgttgttattcatgcataaaacttttttttttgttgggaaaattaaattataaagaGAAGTGAAGATTgatattagatttttttttattagtttatgGTTgacaatgatttttttttattagtcTTGTATTTAGTTTTGAGAGCAATTGTTTTAAAAGAATAATGGTTGTCTAACAACTTaagaaaatgtattttttttccacaattttttttttttaaaaaaaaacgggTTAACGAGGCAAGCAGGTTGACCCGCCCCGACGCCATTTATTAAATGGGTCGGGGCGGGTTTTGTTGCGGGGTGGGTCGACCCGCCCCATTGACATACTTGTAGGAAATACATATTGAAGGATctctatttattttcatgcaatttacatattatcaaacaatcaTGCAAATTCTTAGAACAtgttcctatgaaattgatacaaatacagagtaaagtaaaaacttacattacgcagcggaattgaaataactccttccttcaatctctctaaccattgattcatttctgtagcagagtattatcaagagattgaactggaccagcaacacagtcttcctcacaaagcctttgatcaacctagaactagtgtgggctggttctcaacatatgagatagagatctagaagaaaAGAAGAGATAATATCTAAGAAAATATTAGAttatctaggttttcacttacccaatgaataaactcagacttccttatgaaaaccctggatatcatattccttatataggcaacttaatgggttttatttaaatttaaattaactaaaaGGTAAAAATCTTCGGCTCCCACAAGTGGACTTGGGCCCAATttctttgtttttaatttaaatatcaatttggcctaaattcaaaacattttatttatttatttttaattaattaattaaatctttattcaaattaactaattataatttgatatttgatttaatattatttatttatattgacactaatttatcaatattaataaatttacccaaagattctcttttattctctaaatctcatatctttgtaaatttctgaaattgacctagtcagctttaaaatcataacagataattaaatcaattaattgagacattctagatgatttactcaaaggtgatgcggggactaTGGAtcaatgaaatcaagctccaataagttaccgtgaatttatttatgaataatttcactaccttatttattcttcgtgactccactatggagttagaattgaactcttgaattcatcaaatgtattttccaaaccataaattcgttatccattgttataaccattacagtcagtcaatcatctatcgatgacttactaacgagctaggtgcaaattactggtttacccctcatcagtattttatccttaactctcactaagttccttatgAATGATATTtacgtgaacttaatcacagaaatgagatctcaatcatttaaccttttgaacaaagcaattaaggaaattatattttcatttctcatacagaagttatagatttcatatctatgaataatactctcactcaattatactacttgtttacccaaaaacggctgttgatgacgtggcaaggatttcacACACGTGACAGAGTCGAAATAAGGAGGTGTTATTtgattatcgaccagctacacattgcttcgccatacctcacgattagatacgaccaggcttgTCGTATGATtcgatttatttccttaaaagattgtaatcttgtaataactacgttgattatttcctctttattgccttgatacatggatattaaggatagttaagtcCCATTGGctcatgtaaccccccttgagcctataaatatgtatGAAATAACTCAAGGAATGGACACTTTTGACCTTTGAATCTTTTTTCTGAATACTAAGAGAGAGGATATGGTGCGATTATCCATTGTCTTGTTGTAATTATcccaaggtctgtgaaactcaagaaccctagttctttgatcatggcactagaattcaatattaataatagcactaagtgaacgtaggtcattaccattctttggggccgaaccactataaattatttgtgtctattctttaccattagattacacTCTTGATAATCTTATTTCTAACTCCgtgtctgtaacgccctggttaccacAGAACCGTTACGGTGGACAATGAactggaaatttaactcgctacccgagtcctttggttaaaaacgtgcttctaattgttattaacaggctaaggtggaaaaccaatcaaaagaaaagatatattttattaaatacataaaacggTTCATAGGCCCactaaaaacatttacaagttattcataactcaaaattgtcattactgtttcaaatttacaaacccgccgacctaagcggcaaaaatagggtaaaccccctagttgcTCTGAGAATTctttggtcgtggtggtcaagcggccgcatatgtacacatcaccacctaagctctccactcaaggctggtcagcttgtctttccctttacctgcaccacatagcacccatgagccaaagcccggcaagaaaacacagtaatggatataaatattatcaaatgattactatcataatcacacagagcttatagctctgaacagatgagtgaatatcacttgaggttctggtaaaccataatgagtgactgacaagcaagtcactagc
It encodes the following:
- the LOC133817255 gene encoding phytoene synthase 2, chloroplastic-like produces the protein MSSVVLWVHVCPKESISSVLSFVPSKNGGPKRSNMWCSPKLSLSSGVWAYSGTVANPARTSVEKVYEVVVKQAALVREQRKPKEKSPVLNPPTIQTDGTTNWDLLNEAYDRCGEVCAEYAKTFYLGTMLMTPERRKAIWAIYVWCRRTDELVDGPNASHITPKALDRWENRLADLFEGRPFDMYDAALSHTVTKYPVDIQPFKDMIEGMRLDLRKSRYNNFDELYLYCYYVAGTVGLMSVPVMGIAPESKASTESVYNAALALGIANQLTNILRDVGEDARRGRVYLPQDELARAGLSDEDIFRGKVTDKWRNFMKGQIKRARKFFDEAEKGVSELSPASRWPVWASLLLYRQILDAIEANDYDNFTKRAYVGKAKKLLSLPVAYTRALIGPSPSPSSTLS